In a single window of the Mucilaginibacter defluvii genome:
- a CDS encoding carboxypeptidase-like regulatory domain-containing protein, translated as MKNTCLTLLLLFVSTIAFAQFTVTGKIINAEDNKPVESATVFINNTVHAGKTNNNGEFTVRNVQAGQYELIVSMVGFKAVKTPIKLYADLKLSKIHVKPRIQNLKEVVVSRPKKLPNKYLEMFRREILGASKFAKYCIIDNPKVIQLDFDSKEKRLSAYTSDFMVVQNNALGYRLNYLVEDFERNEHTGLLSYIGYVLFEEMDGSEKQKAEWYANRIEAFTGSLQHFFRSVAGDNINLLREPGFLVRTLTRTPNPHHLPDSVVNAHVRYYANKSGISNRDSLYYWQNQAKIPRFVEVIDTARLQAEQVLRFTDQPGVYALRISDTNYLKKWEHINVPGVKVTQRFNFDTCKYQNMLYITYIKKPFFSPPRAQGSTGRSFIIKPEMEEKASLIIPVNGNVFFNSNGVLLDPLNLKMEKYWARLRLGDLLPIDYLPNTGAAGIPNVANTNNVK; from the coding sequence ATGAAAAATACCTGCCTGACTTTATTGTTGTTATTCGTGTCGACCATTGCATTTGCGCAGTTTACGGTAACCGGCAAAATAATCAACGCAGAGGATAATAAACCTGTTGAAAGCGCAACGGTATTTATTAATAATACCGTTCACGCCGGTAAAACCAATAATAACGGGGAGTTTACTGTCCGTAATGTGCAAGCCGGCCAATATGAACTAATTGTATCAATGGTTGGTTTCAAAGCGGTTAAAACACCAATTAAGCTGTATGCCGATTTAAAATTATCGAAAATACATGTTAAACCGAGAATTCAAAACCTGAAAGAAGTAGTTGTCAGCAGGCCAAAAAAGCTGCCCAACAAATATCTGGAGATGTTTAGGCGTGAAATATTGGGTGCGTCAAAATTTGCAAAGTATTGTATCATCGATAATCCAAAAGTTATTCAGCTTGATTTTGACAGTAAAGAGAAACGTTTGAGCGCTTACACATCAGATTTTATGGTGGTGCAGAACAACGCGCTGGGGTATCGCCTTAACTATCTGGTTGAGGATTTTGAGCGGAATGAACATACCGGGCTACTATCATACATCGGCTATGTGTTGTTTGAGGAAATGGACGGCTCTGAAAAGCAAAAAGCTGAATGGTATGCTAACCGGATAGAGGCTTTTACGGGTTCGTTACAGCATTTTTTCAGATCAGTTGCAGGTGACAATATAAATTTATTGCGAGAGCCAGGCTTTTTAGTGCGTACGCTAACGAGAACGCCAAACCCTCACCATTTACCGGACAGCGTGGTTAATGCCCATGTGCGGTATTATGCTAACAAAAGTGGAATAAGTAATCGCGATTCGTTATACTACTGGCAAAATCAGGCTAAAATACCGCGCTTTGTAGAAGTAATTGATACAGCGAGATTACAAGCCGAACAAGTATTGCGATTTACCGATCAGCCGGGTGTTTACGCTTTACGCATCAGCGATACTAACTATCTAAAAAAATGGGAGCATATAAATGTTCCGGGCGTAAAAGTAACGCAACGGTTTAATTTTGATACGTGTAAATATCAGAATATGCTGTATATAACTTACATTAAAAAACCATTTTTTAGCCCGCCACGCGCTCAGGGTAGTACCGGGCGCAGCTTTATAATCAAGCCGGAAATGGAAGAAAAAGCAAGCCTGATAATACCTGTAAATGGTAATGTGTTTTTTAACAGTAACGGGGTGTTGTTGGACCCCTTGAATTTAAAGATGGAAAAATACTGGGCAAGGCTTCGTTTAGGAGATCTGTTGCCGATTGACTATCTACCCAACACGGGAGCCGCCGGAATACCCAATGTGGCGAACACCAATAACGTTAAATGA
- a CDS encoding carboxypeptidase-like regulatory domain-containing protein translates to MRTIFNPKKYLISICLLLLSTVVSAQFTITGKVINGADKKPVESATVFINNTSYGTKTDAQGNFIVQNVQTGQYDLIISVVGFKTQKTSVSVKANVTVPPIAISERKLELNEVRITKSRRVENKYLDMFKREILGSSKFGLSCRIINPKVIELSFDKATYKLTGYTSDFMQIENGLLGYTVKYLVEDFERDESGGTINYVGYVLFEEMKGTEEQQRQWYANRLEAYNGSSQHFFRSLLGNTINIPGEPGFFVMTMTRTVNPRRLPDSLIRANIRYYNNKRSGSARDSIDYWVRMLRVPRYIQVMDTTRLAAADIVQLTDQRGLYALKISNKNYLKNWKYIKIPGVSEKLEYNCDTCAYTNSLYITYIRRVPTQIVFKNKIGVFSSENNFTPTDEMEKMATVLTMNEKTFFDRNGMVANPFSLRTEGFWARQRIGDLLPVDYLPNTGFAKTAANSGK, encoded by the coding sequence ATGCGTACAATTTTTAACCCGAAGAAATACCTGATAAGCATCTGCTTACTGCTTTTGTCAACTGTTGTTTCTGCTCAATTCACCATAACCGGCAAGGTGATAAATGGGGCGGATAAAAAGCCCGTTGAAAGCGCAACGGTATTTATTAATAATACCAGTTACGGCACTAAAACTGATGCGCAGGGTAATTTTATTGTTCAAAACGTGCAGACCGGGCAGTATGATCTTATTATTTCTGTAGTGGGTTTTAAAACCCAAAAAACTTCAGTATCGGTTAAAGCCAATGTAACCGTGCCGCCGATAGCTATCAGCGAACGCAAGTTAGAGTTAAACGAGGTAAGGATAACCAAGTCGCGCCGCGTTGAGAATAAATACCTGGATATGTTTAAGCGCGAGATATTGGGCTCATCAAAATTTGGACTGAGCTGCCGGATAATTAACCCCAAAGTAATTGAGTTGAGTTTTGATAAGGCTACGTATAAGTTAACAGGCTATACCTCGGATTTTATGCAGATTGAGAACGGGCTACTCGGCTATACCGTAAAATACCTGGTTGAAGATTTTGAACGGGATGAGAGCGGGGGGACAATTAACTATGTTGGCTATGTGCTGTTTGAAGAAATGAAAGGTACAGAGGAACAGCAACGGCAATGGTATGCTAACCGGCTCGAAGCCTATAACGGCTCATCTCAACACTTTTTCAGATCACTTTTGGGTAATACTATTAATATCCCGGGAGAGCCCGGCTTCTTTGTAATGACCATGACCCGGACGGTTAACCCGCGAAGGCTGCCCGATAGTTTGATCAGGGCAAATATTCGTTATTACAACAATAAAAGGAGCGGAAGCGCAAGGGATTCTATCGATTATTGGGTCAGGATGCTAAGAGTACCAAGGTATATTCAGGTGATGGACACAACGCGCTTAGCTGCTGCCGATATTGTGCAGCTAACTGATCAACGCGGATTGTATGCGCTTAAAATAAGCAATAAAAATTACCTCAAAAACTGGAAGTATATCAAAATACCCGGCGTAAGCGAAAAGCTTGAATATAATTGCGATACCTGCGCTTATACTAACTCCTTGTACATAACCTATATAAGAAGGGTTCCTACTCAAATTGTTTTTAAAAATAAAATAGGGGTTTTCTCGTCCGAAAATAACTTTACGCCTACGGATGAGATGGAAAAAATGGCAACAGTACTTACTATGAACGAAAAGACTTTTTTCGACCGAAATGGCATGGTAGCTAATCCGTTCAGTTTACGCACCGAAGGTTTTTGGGCACGCCAGCGTATTGGCGATTTACTGCCCGTTGATTACCTGCCCAACACCGGCTTTGCCAAAACCGCAGCTAACTCCGGGAAATAG
- a CDS encoding GIN domain-containing protein — protein sequence MKTTIITIATICSLAFGSVNAATTDKFDDSAATVLNDVKNINKIEVRGNVELYVSNSVNDRVKVYNRYYTESALVQNNNGVLRISSYSAKKLVVWVSANDLRSITAFDNATIKSFGTLSAINLNVTLNNKATAQLNIDSYSADIKVNDNAKADLTGSVNDYAINYGGSTSVNYGKLVAMGKGQVAKNVEKYTMAKNELAAL from the coding sequence ATGAAAACTACTATAATCACCATCGCCACTATCTGCTCATTAGCTTTCGGTTCAGTAAACGCTGCCACTACTGATAAATTTGACGACAGCGCCGCCACTGTATTAAACGACGTAAAAAATATCAATAAAATTGAGGTTCGCGGTAACGTTGAACTGTATGTATCAAACAGCGTTAACGACAGGGTAAAGGTTTACAACCGCTACTATACTGAAAGTGCATTGGTACAAAACAATAACGGTGTATTACGCATCTCATCATACTCAGCAAAAAAACTTGTTGTATGGGTATCAGCAAATGATCTTCGCTCAATCACCGCTTTTGACAATGCCACCATTAAATCGTTCGGTACATTATCAGCCATCAACCTTAACGTTACCTTGAACAATAAAGCTACCGCCCAATTGAATATCGACTCATACAGCGCTGACATCAAGGTAAACGATAACGCCAAAGCTGACTTAACCGGCAGCGTTAACGACTACGCTATCAACTACGGCGGCTCAACGAGCGTAAACTACGGCAAACTGGTAGCTATGGGCAAAGGCCAGGTTGCAAAAAACGTTGAAAAATATACCATGGCCAAGAATGAGCTTGCCGCTCTTTAA
- a CDS encoding head GIN domain-containing protein — translation MKKIIYTIAIAAVATLSFSSCKTKCKKGSGTVITDNRKVTDFTKLEVNGGFKVILKQDSSLNVNITIDDNLLEYVKTDVSGGKLVISTNKNICASNDAVVTVGVKNLEEIKGSGAITFNSEGKLNVKDFYIDLSGAGRTDLDLSAANVRTEGSGATEIKLKGQAASNTVDLKGSSKVNALDFVVGSYNIETTGAGDYRINVLKSLIVKTTGASSIEYRGNPTTVEKKETGSSTIKKIE, via the coding sequence ATGAAAAAAATCATTTATACCATCGCAATCGCCGCCGTGGCAACCCTTTCGTTCTCATCGTGCAAAACGAAATGTAAAAAAGGATCGGGAACGGTTATTACCGATAACCGCAAAGTAACTGATTTTACCAAGCTCGAAGTGAACGGCGGCTTTAAAGTGATTTTAAAGCAGGATAGCTCGCTTAATGTTAATATTACTATTGACGATAACCTGCTGGAATATGTTAAAACTGATGTTAGCGGCGGTAAACTGGTAATATCTACCAATAAAAATATTTGCGCGAGCAATGATGCCGTAGTAACCGTCGGCGTTAAAAACCTGGAAGAAATTAAAGGTTCGGGCGCTATCACATTCAATAGCGAGGGCAAGCTTAATGTAAAGGACTTTTACATCGATCTTTCAGGCGCCGGCCGTACCGATCTTGACCTGAGTGCCGCCAACGTACGCACTGAGGGTAGCGGCGCAACCGAAATAAAGCTTAAAGGCCAGGCGGCATCGAACACTGTTGACCTGAAGGGTAGTAGTAAAGTTAATGCGCTCGATTTTGTGGTGGGCAGTTACAATATTGAAACAACCGGTGCCGGCGATTATAGAATTAACGTATTGAAATCACTGATCGTTAAAACAACGGGCGCTTCATCAATTGAATACCGCGGAAATCCAACCACGGTAGAGAAAAAAGAAACTGGTTCATCAACCATAAAAAAGATAGAATAA
- a CDS encoding cytochrome C, with amino-acid sequence MKKLTKWIAIILTLVVVIAIAGLSYINYALPNVGDPENITVQLTPQRIARGKYLANHVAVCVDCHSPRDFSKFAGPIDTAYIGVGGDKFDQSIGFPGLVYVPNITPLNLKSWTDGEIFRAITTGVKKDGSAIFPIMPWQYYSKMDREDVYAIIAYMRTLKADGKNYPAHQLDFPLNFIVNTMPQPATLSKRPPESDTLKYGEYLVQIAACRDCHSQDDKGKLIAGLEFAGGKAFNLPGATLKSSNITPDKESGIGRWTKQEFVNRFRMYADSSMSPSAVKPGEFQTIMPWWKYGKMKVTDLEAMYAYLQTIKPMQNQVVKFQANSIEAK; translated from the coding sequence ATGAAAAAGTTAACCAAGTGGATAGCTATTATCCTGACTTTAGTTGTTGTGATAGCTATTGCAGGGCTATCCTACATTAACTACGCGCTGCCCAATGTGGGCGACCCTGAAAACATAACCGTACAGCTTACGCCGCAACGCATAGCGCGTGGTAAGTACCTGGCCAACCATGTTGCTGTATGTGTCGACTGCCACTCCCCACGTGATTTCAGTAAGTTTGCCGGGCCGATTGACACCGCGTATATCGGTGTAGGCGGCGATAAATTTGACCAGAGCATCGGTTTTCCCGGGTTAGTTTATGTACCCAACATCACCCCGCTTAATTTAAAAAGCTGGACGGACGGCGAAATATTCCGAGCCATTACCACTGGAGTAAAAAAGGATGGATCGGCCATATTCCCGATAATGCCCTGGCAGTATTACTCAAAAATGGATAGGGAGGATGTGTACGCTATAATTGCCTACATGCGTACGTTAAAAGCTGATGGCAAGAATTATCCGGCCCACCAGCTCGATTTTCCGTTAAACTTTATTGTCAACACCATGCCGCAGCCCGCAACCTTAAGTAAGCGCCCGCCGGAAAGTGATACACTTAAATACGGCGAATACCTGGTACAAATAGCGGCTTGCCGCGATTGCCATAGCCAGGATGATAAGGGCAAACTTATCGCCGGGCTTGAGTTTGCAGGCGGAAAGGCATTCAACCTGCCCGGGGCAACGCTTAAGTCATCAAACATAACTCCCGATAAAGAGAGCGGGATTGGCCGCTGGACAAAACAGGAGTTTGTAAACCGGTTCAGGATGTATGCGGATAGCAGCATGAGCCCTTCGGCCGTAAAGCCGGGCGAATTTCAAACCATAATGCCTTGGTGGAAGTATGGCAAAATGAAAGTTACCGACCTGGAAGCTATGTATGCTTACCTGCAAACCATTAAGCCGATGCAAAACCAGGTAGTAAAATTTCAGGCTAACTCAATTGAAGCTAAATAA
- the tig gene encoding trigger factor, translated as MNITQEKVDNLNSVLKINLAPEDYAPRVDKAIKDHAKKAKLPGFRPGMVPAGHIKKMYGKSILVDEINNLLSDTLNNYIDEQKLNILGQPLPKPDDNKEYNWDFADTFEFNYEIGLAPEFDQEFTSKDKVTQYVIKVDDETLASRTKNIRRSYGKMTNPDVSADDDVLYSQLEQLSPDGSVFEDGINETVSVRLDQVKDEVIKASLIGLKKDDTVEFDIQKAYDGDAAKIAGLLKIDEDTAADLKSNFRLTVKNVNRLEESDLNQEFFDKLFGEGTVTTEEEFKAKITEELEAMMQQDSERKLQDEIYNYATGKVDFPLPDEFLKRWLKVTNEKLSDEELAEGYAEFSKNLKWTLIANKIIVENNIEIKYEEVFEAAKQRLDAQFRMYSPQPLTDEQLGQYTVQYLQNKENANRTFEEVKALKVFEYIKSVITLDQKEIAYNEFTKLAN; from the coding sequence ATGAATATTACACAGGAAAAAGTTGATAACCTGAACTCAGTTCTTAAAATTAACCTTGCGCCGGAAGATTATGCTCCGCGCGTTGACAAAGCCATTAAAGACCACGCTAAAAAGGCCAAACTGCCGGGTTTCCGTCCGGGTATGGTGCCTGCCGGTCACATTAAAAAAATGTATGGCAAAAGCATTTTGGTTGATGAGATCAACAACCTGTTATCAGATACGCTGAATAACTATATTGATGAGCAGAAACTGAATATTTTAGGCCAGCCACTGCCAAAACCGGATGATAACAAAGAGTATAACTGGGATTTTGCTGACACTTTTGAGTTTAACTACGAAATTGGTTTGGCGCCTGAGTTTGACCAGGAGTTTACATCAAAGGATAAAGTTACCCAGTACGTAATTAAGGTTGACGACGAAACTTTGGCGTCACGTACCAAAAACATCCGTCGCAGCTATGGCAAAATGACAAACCCTGACGTATCGGCAGATGACGATGTGCTTTACTCGCAATTAGAGCAGCTTTCTCCGGATGGCTCTGTTTTTGAAGATGGCATCAACGAAACTGTATCGGTTCGTTTAGATCAGGTTAAAGATGAAGTTATCAAAGCTTCATTGATCGGTTTGAAAAAAGACGATACCGTTGAGTTTGATATTCAGAAAGCTTATGACGGCGACGCGGCGAAAATTGCCGGTCTGTTAAAAATAGACGAGGACACTGCTGCCGACCTTAAATCAAACTTCCGCTTAACGGTAAAAAATGTTAACCGTTTAGAGGAAAGCGATCTGAACCAGGAGTTCTTTGATAAATTATTTGGTGAAGGTACTGTTACCACCGAAGAGGAGTTTAAAGCTAAGATAACTGAAGAGCTTGAGGCTATGATGCAGCAAGACAGCGAGCGTAAACTGCAGGATGAGATATACAACTATGCTACCGGTAAAGTTGATTTTCCGCTGCCTGACGAGTTTTTGAAACGCTGGTTAAAGGTTACCAACGAAAAGTTGAGTGACGAAGAGCTTGCAGAAGGTTATGCTGAATTCTCTAAAAACCTTAAATGGACATTGATTGCTAACAAGATCATTGTTGAGAACAACATCGAGATCAAGTACGAAGAAGTTTTTGAAGCGGCTAAACAACGTTTGGATGCACAGTTCAGAATGTACAGCCCTCAGCCTTTAACGGATGAGCAATTAGGCCAGTACACTGTACAATACCTGCAAAACAAAGAGAATGCTAACCGCACTTTTGAAGAGGTTAAAGCGCTTAAAGTGTTTGAATACATTAAGAGCGTTATAACCCTCGATCAGAAAGAGATTGCTTACAACGAGTTTACCAAACTGGCAAACTAA
- the clpP gene encoding ATP-dependent Clp endopeptidase proteolytic subunit ClpP: MSSNIDRDEFRKYAVKHHRINSLHVDKFMANVDRAHLPTGMTPYILEERQLNVQAMDVFSRLMMDRIIFLGDAIYDSIANIIQAQLLFLQSADSKRDIQIYINSPGGSVYAGLGIYDTMQFISNDVATICTGMAASMGAVLLCAGTKGKRAALPHSRVMIHQPSGGAQGQQSDIEITYHEITKLKKELYQIIADHSGSSFEKVWDASDRDHWMIAEEAKEFGMVDEVLRGSNPKK; the protein is encoded by the coding sequence ATGAGCAGTAATATCGACAGAGACGAATTCAGAAAATATGCTGTTAAGCATCACCGCATTAACAGTTTGCACGTAGATAAATTTATGGCCAACGTTGACAGGGCGCACCTGCCAACCGGCATGACACCGTATATCTTAGAAGAACGCCAGCTAAACGTTCAGGCGATGGACGTGTTCTCGCGCCTGATGATGGACCGTATCATCTTTTTAGGTGATGCTATATATGACAGCATCGCCAATATTATACAGGCACAATTGCTGTTCCTGCAATCGGCCGATAGCAAACGCGATATCCAGATTTATATCAACTCTCCGGGTGGTTCCGTGTACGCAGGTTTAGGTATTTATGATACCATGCAGTTCATCTCAAATGATGTGGCAACCATCTGTACCGGTATGGCTGCATCAATGGGTGCCGTATTATTATGCGCAGGTACCAAAGGCAAACGCGCGGCGTTACCGCACTCGAGGGTGATGATTCACCAGCCGTCAGGCGGTGCGCAAGGTCAGCAGTCTGACATTGAGATTACTTACCACGAGATCACCAAACTGAAAAAAGAATTATACCAGATCATCGCCGATCATAGCGGTTCATCTTTCGAGAAAGTATGGGACGCTTCGGACCGTGACCACTGGATGATTGCTGAAGAAGCCAAAGAATTTGGTATGGTTGACGAGGTGTTGCGCGGTAGCAACCCTAAAAAATAA
- the clpX gene encoding ATP-dependent Clp protease ATP-binding subunit ClpX, producing the protein MTKNSKEIRCSFCGAGKQDSLMLIAGLDAHICDKCVNQANEILAEELKVRKVKSSPSTPSVLKPGEIKTHLDQYIIGQDDAKKILSVAVYNHYKRLNQRIDKDEVEIEKSNIIMVGETGTGKTLLAKTLAKVLNVPFCICDATVLTEAGYVGEDVESILTRLLQAADYDVAAAERGIVYIDEVDKIARKSDNASITRDVSGEGVQQALLKILEGTMVNVPPQGGRKHPDQKMITVNTSNILFICGGAFDGIERKIAGRLRTQTVGYKFNNDDAEVDLKNLYKYITPQDLKSFGLIPELIGRLPVLTYLNPLDRDALHNILTEPKNSLLKQYKKLFEYEGVKLEVEDEVLDFIVDKAMEFKLGARGLRSICEAIMIDAMFEFPSQKDVKELTVNLDYAREKFEKSDLKKLKVA; encoded by the coding sequence ATGACTAAAAATAGCAAGGAGATCAGGTGTTCGTTTTGTGGTGCAGGTAAGCAGGATAGCCTGATGCTCATAGCCGGATTGGACGCGCATATATGCGATAAGTGCGTAAATCAGGCTAACGAGATTTTAGCTGAAGAACTTAAGGTTCGTAAAGTTAAAAGCTCGCCTTCAACTCCCTCGGTGCTTAAGCCGGGCGAGATCAAAACACATCTTGACCAGTATATCATCGGCCAGGATGATGCCAAAAAAATACTTTCGGTAGCGGTATACAATCACTATAAACGTCTTAATCAACGTATTGACAAGGACGAGGTAGAGATTGAAAAATCAAACATCATTATGGTGGGAGAGACCGGTACCGGTAAAACTTTGTTAGCTAAAACGCTTGCCAAAGTATTAAATGTGCCTTTTTGCATTTGCGACGCTACCGTTTTAACCGAAGCCGGTTATGTAGGCGAAGACGTGGAAAGCATACTTACCCGCTTACTGCAAGCAGCTGATTATGATGTAGCTGCCGCTGAGCGTGGTATTGTTTATATTGATGAGGTGGATAAAATTGCCCGCAAGAGCGACAATGCCTCCATTACCCGCGATGTATCCGGCGAAGGCGTACAACAGGCGCTTTTGAAAATATTAGAGGGTACAATGGTGAACGTACCACCGCAAGGTGGCCGTAAACACCCTGATCAGAAAATGATCACGGTTAACACCAGCAATATACTGTTTATTTGCGGCGGAGCCTTTGATGGCATTGAACGTAAAATTGCGGGCCGTTTACGTACCCAAACAGTGGGTTACAAGTTTAACAACGATGATGCCGAGGTTGATCTGAAAAACCTGTACAAATACATCACCCCGCAGGATCTAAAATCTTTCGGGTTGATACCTGAACTGATCGGTCGTTTGCCGGTGTTAACTTACCTTAACCCGCTCGATCGTGATGCCCTGCACAATATACTTACCGAGCCTAAAAACTCACTGCTTAAACAATATAAAAAGTTGTTTGAGTACGAAGGTGTTAAGCTTGAGGTTGAGGATGAAGTGCTTGATTTTATAGTAGACAAAGCAATGGAATTTAAGTTAGGGGCCAGGGGGCTTCGTTCCATCTGCGAAGCGATAATGATAGACGCTATGTTTGAATTCCCATCACAAAAGGATGTGAAAGAATTAACCGTTAATTTGGATTATGCCCGCGAAAAGTTTGAGAAATCAGACCTGAAAAAGTTAAAAGTAGCTTAA
- a CDS encoding AMP nucleosidase — translation MNEETVVKKDEDIVENAKKVKEVESPIRRGLKTKDAIVANWLPRYTGRPLDQFGQYIILTNFSKYIQLFSQWNDDAPVMGLDKPMQSVTAGNITIINFGMGSPVAATVMDLLTAIKPKAVIFLGKCGGLKKKNNVGDLILPIAAIRGEGTSDDYMPAEVPALPSFALQKAISTTIRDMSLDYWTGTCYTTNRRVWEHDKEFKAYLKKLRAMAVDMETATVFVTGFANKIPTGALLLVSDQPMIPEGVKTSESDSKVTEGYVETHLKVGIESLKQLINNGLTVKHLRF, via the coding sequence ATGAATGAAGAAACCGTAGTAAAAAAAGATGAAGACATTGTAGAGAATGCCAAGAAGGTAAAAGAAGTAGAGAGCCCTATACGCCGCGGTTTAAAAACTAAGGATGCTATTGTAGCCAATTGGTTGCCGCGCTACACCGGTAGGCCACTTGATCAGTTTGGGCAGTACATCATCCTTACCAATTTTTCAAAGTACATCCAACTTTTTTCGCAATGGAATGATGATGCGCCGGTGATGGGTTTAGATAAACCAATGCAAAGTGTAACAGCCGGCAACATCACCATCATCAATTTTGGTATGGGTAGCCCGGTTGCGGCAACTGTGATGGATTTGCTTACCGCCATTAAGCCTAAGGCCGTTATATTTTTAGGCAAATGCGGTGGCCTGAAAAAAAAGAATAACGTAGGCGACCTGATATTGCCGATAGCAGCCATAAGGGGCGAAGGAACGTCTGACGACTATATGCCTGCGGAAGTGCCTGCGTTACCATCATTCGCACTGCAAAAAGCGATATCAACCACTATACGAGATATGTCGCTCGATTACTGGACAGGTACCTGCTACACTACCAACCGCCGCGTTTGGGAGCATGATAAGGAGTTTAAGGCGTACCTGAAAAAATTACGCGCTATGGCTGTCGACATGGAAACCGCTACCGTGTTTGTAACCGGTTTTGCCAACAAAATACCGACCGGCGCGCTGCTCCTGGTGTCTGACCAGCCAATGATACCTGAAGGCGTTAAAACCAGCGAAAGCGACTCCAAAGTAACCGAAGGCTATGTGGAAACACACCTTAAAGTTGGTATCGAATCGCTAAAGCAGCTTATTAACAACGGCCTAACCGTTAAGCACCTGCGGTTTTAA